Proteins encoded within one genomic window of Triticum aestivum cultivar Chinese Spring chromosome 2D, IWGSC CS RefSeq v2.1, whole genome shotgun sequence:
- the LOC123050287 gene encoding RING-H2 finger protein ATL43-like, with the protein MMAMPSSASSTPAADVLGVPPPLPPPPGTDVSVLVGVLTGVLLGLFLFLIYAKHCRQRGARGAAGRLGLGFRASSTCDRCRSGLSLSVVDALPVVRFGDMGGAAAAAQPECAVCLGAFDAAADELLRVLPKCRHAFHAGCVDTWLEAHSTCPVCRRRVGKEDAFAVIPKLEAGVDHGDAEWYPAREAEMQIVVRRPA; encoded by the coding sequence ATGATGGCGATGCCGTCGTCGGCGTCCTccacgccggccgccgacgtgttGGGCGTGccgcccccgctgccgccgccgccgggcacGGACGTGTCCGTCCTCGTGGGCGTGCTCACGGGCGTCCTCCTGGggctcttcctcttcctcatctacGCCAAGCACTGCAGGCAACGCGGTGCCCGCGGCGCGGCCGGCCGCCTGGGCCTCGGGTTCCGGGCGTCGTCGACGTGCGACCGGTGCCGCTCCGGCCTGAGCCTCTCGGTCGTCGACGCGCTCCCGGTGGTCAGGTTCGGGGACATgggcggcgccgcggcggccgCGCAGCCGGAGTGCGCGGTGTgcctgggcgcgttcgacgcggcggCCGACGAGCTGCTCCGGGTGCTGCCCAAGTGCCGCCACGCGTTCCACGCGGGCTGTGTCGACACGTGGCTGGAGGCGCACTCGACGTGCCCCgtctgccgccgccgcgtcggcaAGGAGGACGCGTTCGCCGTGATCCCCAAGCTGGAGGCCGGCGTGGATCACGGTGACGCGGAGTGGTATCCGGCCCGCGAGGCGGAGATGCAGATCGTTGTGCGCCGACCGGCGTGA